One genomic window of Desmospora activa DSM 45169 includes the following:
- a CDS encoding DoxX family protein, translating into MKNGSEWGTLILRLALGVLFLVHGWDKFQNGLDGTAGFFVSVGIPGFFATVVAVVELLGGLLMIVGLATRVVAILFAVVMVVAIATVKWGAGFLGGYELDLVLLAMSIHLFLVGGGTYALDTLFRKRNDASSAKAKA; encoded by the coding sequence ATGAAAAATGGATCGGAATGGGGAACGTTGATTCTAAGGTTGGCATTGGGGGTACTCTTTCTCGTCCATGGATGGGACAAGTTTCAAAACGGTTTGGATGGGACGGCTGGATTTTTTGTAAGTGTTGGCATTCCGGGCTTTTTTGCTACAGTAGTGGCTGTGGTGGAGTTGTTGGGTGGTCTGTTGATGATTGTAGGTTTGGCGACTCGGGTGGTAGCGATTCTGTTTGCGGTGGTTATGGTGGTAGCGATTGCCACAGTCAAATGGGGAGCCGGATTTTTGGGTGGCTATGAGCTGGATCTGGTCTTGTTAGCAATGTCGATTCATCTTTTTCTGGTCGGTGGTGGAACGTACGCATTGGACACTTTATTCCGTAAACGAAATGATGCTTCAAGCGCAAAAGCGAAGGCTTAA
- a CDS encoding N-acetylmuramoyl-L-alanine amidase, whose translation MAKIAVDPGHGTNTPGKRTPTAVPEYGRVVKEYEFNKPAAQFLKKALERNGHSVVWTGGDEDPSLSTRCQRANNANVDLFISIHYNAGGGYGVETYIVARGGQAEKLANRVQPELVKVRDQRDRGVKVANFQVLRDTKMPAILCECGFMDDPRGIEQAWMLDEDFQRGVGEAICKGVQRYYGAPYKEPQPEWSEEELNKLNSAPNGARFSRTLKRGMKNGKDIAAVQTYLGGLKVDEDFGPLTESALKEWQQKNGIKVTGEVGIANWRYMFGEKPTWKPEDIENLNEAPNGAKFTRDLRRVIQSGKDVEAVQTKLNIVVDGWFGPKTEAGVKAYQQKAGLVVDGWVGPKTWADMFGTKQASAEKEDVEEAVTSSDE comes from the coding sequence ATGGCTAAAATTGCAGTGGATCCTGGGCATGGAACCAATACCCCAGGGAAGCGTACGCCTACAGCAGTGCCAGAGTATGGACGGGTAGTGAAGGAGTATGAATTTAACAAACCGGCGGCTCAATTTTTGAAGAAGGCATTGGAGCGAAATGGCCACAGTGTGGTCTGGACTGGGGGAGATGAGGACCCTTCTCTATCCACACGATGTCAGCGGGCCAACAACGCTAACGTCGATCTGTTTATCTCCATCCACTATAATGCCGGTGGTGGTTACGGTGTGGAAACGTACATTGTCGCCCGTGGCGGCCAGGCGGAAAAATTGGCCAACCGCGTTCAACCCGAATTGGTCAAGGTTCGCGATCAGCGAGATCGGGGAGTAAAAGTGGCCAATTTCCAGGTGTTGCGGGATACGAAGATGCCAGCCATTTTGTGTGAATGCGGCTTTATGGATGATCCTCGCGGGATTGAACAAGCGTGGATGTTGGACGAAGATTTTCAACGGGGTGTGGGTGAGGCGATTTGTAAGGGGGTGCAACGATATTACGGTGCACCTTATAAAGAGCCGCAACCGGAATGGTCGGAAGAAGAGCTTAATAAGCTGAACAGCGCACCCAACGGAGCCCGTTTTTCCCGTACATTGAAGCGCGGGATGAAGAACGGCAAGGATATCGCCGCTGTGCAAACCTATCTGGGTGGACTAAAAGTGGATGAAGATTTTGGACCGCTTACGGAAAGTGCTTTAAAAGAATGGCAGCAAAAAAACGGCATCAAGGTGACGGGAGAAGTGGGGATTGCCAATTGGCGCTATATGTTTGGCGAGAAGCCGACATGGAAACCGGAGGATATCGAAAATTTAAATGAAGCGCCCAACGGTGCCAAATTTACACGAGATCTACGACGAGTGATCCAATCGGGAAAAGATGTAGAAGCGGTACAAACAAAATTGAATATTGTGGTAGACGGTTGGTTTGGCCCAAAAACAGAGGCGGGGGTAAAAGCGTATCAGCAGAAGGCGGGGTTAGTCGTCGATGGGTGGGTCGGCCCAAAAACATGGGCAGATATGTTTGGAACAAAACAGGCATCTGCGGAAAAGGAAGATGTGGAAGAGGCAGTTACCTCAAGCGATGAGTGA
- a CDS encoding ABC transporter substrate-binding protein: protein MGSLFVFCLSFVLILMGCGNPATESDAEGQGETRSIQHAMGETEVPESPQRVVVLTNEGLEALLAVGVKPVGAVQAFSGEGTWYKHLEKEMDGVENVGTEHQPNLEKIMTLKPDLIIGNKMRQEKIYEQLSDIAPTVFAEELRAQWKNNFKLYTDTVNKKAEGEAVIADFDQRVEKIREQAGDRLSTEVSMVRFMPGRTRIYYNDTFGGTILKEIGFKRPKAQDKDDFAAEVTKERIPEMEGDILLYYTYDEKGETEGSEMEKEWLQEQLWKELNVVKQGNAHKVNDVVWTTAGGVKAANLLLDDVEKYLLDDES, encoded by the coding sequence ATGGGAAGTTTGTTTGTTTTTTGTTTATCCTTTGTCTTGATTTTGATGGGGTGCGGCAATCCTGCAACGGAATCGGATGCAGAAGGCCAAGGAGAAACCCGCTCCATTCAGCACGCCATGGGTGAGACGGAAGTACCGGAATCGCCACAACGAGTGGTCGTCCTTACCAATGAAGGCTTGGAAGCCTTATTAGCGGTAGGAGTCAAACCGGTAGGAGCGGTTCAAGCCTTTTCCGGTGAGGGTACATGGTATAAACATCTGGAAAAAGAGATGGATGGGGTTGAAAACGTCGGGACGGAACACCAACCCAACTTGGAAAAAATCATGACCCTTAAACCGGATTTAATCATTGGAAACAAGATGAGACAGGAAAAGATTTATGAGCAACTCTCCGACATCGCTCCAACCGTATTTGCGGAAGAGTTGCGTGCACAGTGGAAAAATAACTTTAAACTGTATACGGATACCGTCAACAAAAAAGCGGAAGGGGAAGCAGTAATCGCCGATTTTGATCAGCGGGTAGAGAAGATTCGGGAACAAGCGGGGGATCGCTTATCAACGGAAGTTTCCATGGTTCGGTTTATGCCGGGCCGCACCCGTATTTATTACAATGACACCTTTGGCGGCACCATTCTGAAGGAAATCGGCTTTAAACGCCCCAAAGCTCAAGATAAAGACGATTTTGCTGCGGAAGTAACCAAAGAGCGGATTCCAGAGATGGAAGGGGATATCCTCCTTTATTACACCTATGATGAAAAGGGAGAGACAGAAGGGTCGGAAATGGAAAAAGAGTGGTTGCAGGAACAGTTGTGGAAAGAATTGAATGTCGTCAAGCAAGGGAATGCACATAAGGTAAACGATGTGGTATGGACGACTGCCGGCGGTGTTAAAGCGGCCAATCTGTTGCTAGATGATGTGGAGAAGTATCTGTTGGATGATGAGTCCTAA